The Pyxidicoccus sp. MSG2 DNA segment GCTGACGGGCGCGGACGTGGCGCGCGAGGCCGCAGAGAGGGAGGGGCAGCGCTCCCCGTGGCCCCCTGCTCCGGTGGGTTGCATCCCGGCGCAGGGGTGCGCTGACTTCCAGGAGGAGGACGTGCGCGGGGACGACCCGCCATCGGGCCGTGCGATCGGGTGCATGCCCGCAGCGTCCGAGGAGGCGCCATGTCACTCGCCAGGTTCTGCTGCAAGACGGTGGCCGTCACGCGGGCCGGGACACGAGAGGAGGCGCTGCATGCCCAGGGGAATAGCACTGACCATCGGCTTGAATGCCTTGAGCCAGGAGCACTACGCCGGCGCCACCCCCAGCCTGCGCGCAGCCGAGGCCGATGCCACGACACTGGCGGGCATCGCCCGGGCCGAGGGGCTCGAGACCACCTGTCTGGTGGGAAGCAACGCAAGCCGCTTCCAGGTGCTCACCGCGCTACAGGCCGCCGCGGATACCCTCCAGGGTGGCGACCTCCTCTTCATGAGCTACTCGGGCTTTGGAGGTCAGCTCCCCGACCTGACCGGTACACGGGCGGGTGGGCTCGTCGAGGCGTGGTGCCTTCATGACGGCATGCTTCCCGTCCAGGCCGTCTACGCGAAGCTCGCGCTCCTCCGCGAGGACGTCCGGGTATTCCTCCTCACGGACACGTGTCACACGGGGACCGTCGCGCGGATTCCCTACGAGCTCCTGCGCTCCACGATGGAACTGGAGAAGGAAGCGGCAGCGCGACCACCGCCGCGCCGGATGCCGGTCTTCCGACTCCTGCCTGAAGGAATCGTCCGGCGCACCTTCTCACAGCATCGTGCGGACTACATGGCACTGCTCTCGCAGCTTCCCCGGGAGCCGGATGCGGACATCCACGCCAAGGTGATTCACCTGTCGAGCTGCCAGGACGCACAGGTCGCCGAGGATGGCGAGCAGCACAGTGCCTTCATCACCCGGCTCCTGGAGGTGTGGCAGGACGGGCGGTTCAAAGGGAACTACCGGACGCTCTCACGGCGCATGGTGATGAGGATGCCCCCCACGCAGTCTCCGGCGTACGAGGTGCTGGGCGCCAAGGCGCCGGAGTTCGAGCAGCAGAGGCCCTTCACCGTGTGAGGCGGGATTGCCGTGACGGACGGCCGCTGATGGAGCCCTTCTGGGAAAAGCTCATCCTGATGTTCCTCGACAAGGGGCTGCTCGCCCTGATGGCCGGCGTCTTCGCCTACTTCGCGAGCCGGGCACTGGAGCGCTACCGGAGGAATCAGGCGGTCACCCTGGAGCTGGGCAAGGCGAGGGCGGCGGCGTTCCTTAGAGTCCGCTCGTGCCTGGGGGCCTGCGACTTCCTGGTGGCCTGCCTGGAAGTCGAGGGAGGCGGCGTCGACTCGGAGCGGTCCCGAGACCTGCTCGCGCAACTCGAGACGGCGAGGGCCGCGTTGTGGGCGCAGCTCACGAAGGACTTCGGCTTGTTGGATGACGAGGCGGGAGCCGCCGCCTTGAAGTACCAGCGAGCGTTGACCGCCGGCTACGTCATCATCTCGAAGGGCGGCTCCATGCGTGGAGGAAGGGAGGAGGCGGAGCTCGACGAGGCCCGGCAGGAGCTGGAGCGGCTGCTGCCGCCGCTTCGCCCGTCCGATTGAGGAGGGGGCATTGCCCCTGTCGCGCCTGGAGCGGCATGGGCACCTTTCGCCCAGAGGGGGAATCCCGATGACGACCAGCGCCGCGCCGCACCCGGACGAGCGGTTCGTGAGCGCGCCGGAGTCGAGCGGCGTCGGCAGGTGGCTCCCGTCCCGGGGCGTGCTCTGGGCGAAGCTGCAGGCCATGGAGTCCACGCTGAGCATCCTTCGAGTGCAGGCCTCACCAGAGGAGCAGCGGATGCTCGAGCAACTCCTCTACCGGCTCGGGTTGGCGAAGTCCTGCATCGCGGGTCCCCGCAAGCGCCCGCGACTGCGGAGGGATGACCCGCAGTTCTGGGGGCTCGTGCACGGCGTGTCCGCGGACCTCCTGCTGCTCATGCCGCCCGGCATGCTGGCCACGCAGGCGCTGGAGGTGGAGGAGCAGTTCCGCCGCAACATCCAGGAGCCCATCTCCCGCCAGACCTGGCTGGGGCCCGACGGCAGCTCCGGCCCCCTGCCGTTGGCGGTGAAGCAGGTGCTGGAGGACTCCAGCCGGTCCGAGGCAGCGGGCCCCGAAGGCGACCGGAGCCTGATTTTGGCCCGAAACGTGCTGCGCGGGGCGTTGCGCCTGGTGAACGAGCAGTCCGAGCAGCACTTCCGGCAGCTCGCCTTCGCCCTGCTGGTGCGCAGCCTGAGCGGCGCGCTGCTGGTGCTGCTCTTCGTCGCGGCCTTCCTCTTCAACCTCGACGTCTGGCTGCCCCCGCCCGAGGGCGCGCTCACCCCGGCGATACTCCGGTTGCCCCTGCCGCTGGTGTCGCTCGTCCTGCTCGGTGCCGGGGGGGCCATCGTCGCGAACATGACCTCCGACCCGCCGGTGCTCGCCGCGCGGGGGCCCGTGTGGCGGCAGTACTTCTATTACCTCTTCGTCCGCCCGGCGATTGGCGCCTTCGCGGCGTTCCTCTTCTACCTGCTGGCCAGGTCGGGGCTGCTCTTCAGCATCGAGTCGGCCACCGGCCAGACCTCGGCGGCGCAGCCTCCCGCCATCCGCATCGTGCTCGGAAACCTTCGGGCCGTGGAGTACGCCTACGCCATCGTCTCCATCGCGGTGGGCTTCTCCGCGGACCGCGTCCTGGGCTCGACCATGGACCAGGTACTCAACCGGCTGTTCCGCATGGCGGACAAGAGCGTGCAGACGCCCGAAGTGCCGGCTCCCATCCCCACGCAGACACAGGCGCCGCGCGTGACGGTGGCGGAGGGTGGTCCTTCGAAGTGACACCGGGAGGCATGGCCCCGGGCTTCAACCGGATCCGCGCGCTCGTGGCGGCTTTGGACCTGTTGTGCGCGCTGCCCGCGTCCGCGGCGCCTGCTTCCGAAGAGGAGGAACTTCCCCCGGTGTCCCTGGGGGCCGACACCCTCTACTTCCGCCCCCGGGAGGGGTGGGACTACCTCTACGGGAGCGTGCGCGCGGACGCCGACGTGCTCCACCTGGAGGTCCGCTACAACTACGAGGACCTGCACACCGGCTCGGCCTTCGCCATCACCTGGTTGCGCTCCTCCGGCAGGAGCTTCACCACGCGGAAGGCATCCCAGGCGTCGTCCCCGGCGCGGAAGTCGATGATGCACTCCACCCGCGAGAAGCCGTGGTCTCGCTTGGGGAAGAGCGTCACGGGGATGTCCACGCGCCACAGCGAGCACCCGGGTGAGGCGGACACGTCTGCGCCGTCGTAGGGGCGCACGGGCAGCCGGCGGTGGAACGTCACCAGCTCGCCCTGGAGGCGCTCGCGGAAGTCGGCCATGAGCTCGCCGGGAGGGAGACCTCCCGCGCGGCTCGGGGGCTGGCGCCACGCGGCCTGGACCGCTTCGTCCAGCAGTTGCTCGGAGTTCCTCGGCGCGTGCCGGGAGACCAGCTCCCGCAGGGCCCGGGTCATCTGCGTGTCGTTCATGCACTCCTCGAAGGGCTCAGGGGCGGATGGCGACCTTGAAGACTCCGTCCTTGCGCTGGCCGAAGAGCGCGTAGGCCTCGCGGATGTCCTTCAGCGCGAAGCGGTGGGTGAGCAGGGGCGTGAGGTCCACGCGGCGGGCCTGGACCAGGTCCATGAGCCGGCGCATGCGCTCCTTGCCGCCGGGGCACAGGGTGGTGACGACGCGGTGGTCCCCCAGTCCCGCGGCGAAGGCGTCGTAGGGCAATTGCAGCTTGCCGGAGTACACGCCCAGGCTGGAGAGCGTGCCCGCGGGCCGCAGGCAGCGCAGCGCGTTCTCGAAGGTCTGCTGGGTCCCCAGCGCTTCTATCGCCACGTCCGCGCCGCCCCCGGTCAGCCGCTTCACCTCCGCCACCACGTCCTGGCTCCGGTAGTCGAGCACCACGTCCACCCCCATCCTGCGCGCCATGGCCAGCCTCGCTTCGTCACCGTCGACGCCGATGACGCGCGCGGCGCCCATCAGCCGGGCGCCGATGGACGCGCACAGCCCGATGGGGCCCTGGGCGAAGACGACCACCGTGTCCCCGAGGCGCACGCCGCCGGACTCCGCCCCGCTGAAGCCCGTGGAGGCGATGTCCGCCAGCAGCACCACCTGCTCGTCCGTGAGGCCGTCGGGGATGGGCGCCAGGTTGGCCTGCGCGAAGGGAATGCGGACGAACTCGGCCTGCGCGCCGTTCAGCGTGTTCCCCAGCCGCCAGCCGCCCAGTGCCTCGTAGCCCGCGCCGTGCCCGCACTGGGACAGGTGCCCGGACAGGCAGGCCTGGCACTGGCCGCAGGGGGTGATGGCGCCCACCAGCACGCGCTGGCCCGGACGGTAGCCGGTGACTCCGGGGCCGAGCTCCTCGACGACGCCCACCATCTCGTGCCCGATGACGAGGCCCGGCTTCACGGGGTACTCGCCCCGGACGATGTGCAGGTCGGTGCCGCAGATGGTGGTGAGCGTGACGCGGACGACGGCCTCTCCCGCGCCCGCGTGGGGCTGCTCGACCTCCTCGAGCCCGAACTGGTCGACCCCGCGGAACACCGTTGCTCGCATGGCTTCCCCCTGGAGGGTGGCTCGGGTGGCCCTCCTCATTCCAAGCTCGGGTCTGCGTTTCGCATGCGCAACCGGGGCCCGGTCAGAACAGGAGCGCCCGAGGCCAGGCGAGCAGCCCCACGTCTGGGTAGCCCAGTGCCGCGAGGGGATGGCGGGCCCGCGTCAGTGGAGCTGGAGCTCCGGGCCCGACTCCACCGGCGTGGGGCGGCCCTCGCGTCCCGGCCGCAGCTGCGCGGCCACGCTCCGGGCCCACTGCTGGATGTGGCCGGAGTCGCGCCAGTCCCCCGCGTGGGTGCGGGCCATGGCGTGGGCGATGAAGCCCTTCGCGTCCTTCTCCAGCCGCCCGCCGAACGTCATGTGGCCGCGAGCGCCCACCTGCTTCATGAGGGCCTGGACCTGGGAGGTGGGGGCAATCTCGCCCTGCTCCGCGGAGCCGTCGAGCGGGCCGCTGGAGAAGAACCAGACGGGCCTCTCGCGCAGCTTCTGCGCATGCCGGTGCACGAAGCGCCTGGCGAGCCGGAACCAGCGATTCGCATACAGCGCCCCGCCGACGATGACGGCGTCATAGGCCGACACGTCGTCAATGTCCCCGGGCGGACGCAGCTCCACGTCGAGGCCCTCCACCCGGAGTGTCTCGGCGACCTGCCGGGCAATGCCTTCCGTTCCTCCTCGCTTCGAGCCGTAGGTGACCAGGACCCGCATCGTGCCCCTCCAGGATGAGTCCGCCGCACTCATGCATGCGGCGGGCCGGTGGCGTTGGCGAGGTGCCACCAGGCGAGCGCGCTTCCCGTCCCTCCGTCCTGGATGGCGGGCGTCGCGCAAGGGTTGCGTGCCCACCCGCGTTGCCACGTCCCGGGCGGACCTCCAGCTTCCGAGTACACCGGCCATGCGACTTCCAGTCCCCGTCCAGCGCCTGCCATGCCCCGTCGACGACGCCCGCGGGCTCGGCGCCAGCGAGGTGCGGGAGCGCCGCGCCCGCTACGGCCCCAATGACGTGCTGGCGCGGCCCCGCCGCTCCGCCCTGCAGACGCTGCGCGACTCGGCGACGGACCCGATGCTCTGGTTCCTCGTGGCGACGAGCGCGCTCTATCTCTTCCTGGGCGAGCTGTCCGAGGGGCTGGTGCTGCTCGTGGCCATCGTCCCGCTGCTGGGCATGGACGCCTTCCTGCACCACCGGACGCGGGCGTCCACCGAGGGCCTGCAGAGCCGGCTGGCCGCGCGGGCCACGGTGCTGCGCGACGGGCGCGAGCAGGAGGTGGCCGCGGAGGACGTGGTGGTGGGCGACCTGGCGCGCGTGGAGGCGGGCGGACACTTCCCCGCCGACGGACTGGTGGTGCGCGGCGAGGGCCTGCAGGCAGAGGAGTCCTCGCTGACCGGAGAGTCGCTGCCCGTGCGCAAGCGGCCGCTGGGGCGGCTGCCTCCGGGGGAGGAGCCGGCGGTGGATGGAGCGTACTGGGGACTGGCGGGAACGCGGCTGCTCACCGGGACGGCCTGGGTGCGTATCGTCTCCACGGGGAGGGACACGCTCTACGGGAGCATCGTCCGTTCGGCCGAGCGGGGGGAGCATGCGCGCACACCGCTGCAGCAGGCCGTGGCGCACCTGGTGGCGGTGCTGGTGGTGGTGGCCGCCGTGCTGTGCGCGGTGCTCGCGTTCGTGCGCTGGCGCCAGGGCTTCGGGTGGATGGATGCGCTGCTGAGCGCGGCCACGCTCGGCGTGGCCGCCCTGCCCGAGGAGTTCCCCCTGGCGCTCACCTTCTTCCTGGGCGCCGGTGTCTACCGCCTCGCTCGGAGGCAGGCCCTGGTGCGGCGCGCCGTCTCCGTGGAGAACATCGGCCGCATCACGTGCATCTGCTCGGACAAGACGGGCACGCTGACGGAGGGGCGCCTGCGGGTGGCCCGCCTGCTGCCGGCGCCGGGAGTCTCCGAGGGCGCGCTGCTGCGGACCGCGGTCCTGGCGTCGCGGGAGGAGGGAAGGGACCCGCTCGACGCGGCGCTGCTCGACGAGGAGGCCGCGCGCGTCAGGCCCTCCGCCGGGGAGCGCCAGCGAGACTCCGTGCCGCCCGACGAGGCCGCGCCCGTCCCACCCCGTGGAAGGGTCGTGGCCACCTTCCCCTTCACCGAGGAGCGCCAGCGCGAGACGGCGGTGGTGGAGGACTCGCACGGGGGGCTGCTCGCCGCCGTGAAGGGCGCGCCGGAGCGGGTACTGGGGCAGTGCGAGCTGGCGCCCGGTGCGCGCGCGGAGTGGGCGCGGCGCGTGTCGGCGCTCGCGCGCGAGGGGCGCAAGGTCATCGCGTGCGCGAGCCAGCCGCTGGACACCGCGTCCTGGCGCGGGGGCGAGCCGGAGCACGGCTTCCGCTTCCTGGGCCTCATGGCCTGCGAGGACCCGGTGCGCGCGGGCGTCGAGGAAGCGGTGCGCGAGTGCCGCGAGGCCGGCCTGCGCACGGTGATGGTGACGGGCGACCACCCGGAGACGGCGCTGGCGGTGGCGCGGCGGCTGGGACTCGGTGGGGCGCAACCCGTGGTGCTCACGGGCGACGAGCTGGAGGGACGGCTGCGCGACACCGGGGCGCTGCCGCCGGTGGACGTGGTGGCGCGCGCGATGCCGGCGCAGAAGTACGCGCTGGTGATGGCCCTGCGGCGGGAGGGGGAAGTGGTCGCGGCCACGGGCGACGGCGTGAATGACGTGCCGGCACTCCAGGCCGCGGACGTGGGCATCGCCATGGGAGAGCGGGGGACGCGCAGCGCGCGCGAGGCGTCCTCCATCGTGCTGCTCGACGACGACTTCGGCACGCTGGTGCGGGCCATCGCGGAAGGCCGGCAGCTCTTCCGCAACCTCCAGCGCTGCTTCCAGTACCTGCTGCTCATCCACATCCCGCTCGTCGTGACGGCGGCGCTGCTGCCGCTGGCGGGCTATCCGCTCCTGTACCTGCCCATCCACATCGTCTGGCTGGAGCTCATCATCCACCCCACGGCGATGCTGGCCTTCCAGGCGGCGGCGCGTCCGGGACGCCTGGGCCCCGCGCGGCGCCAGGGGCCCGCGCGCTTCTTCTCCGCGGGCGAGTGGGCCACCGTCGCGCTGGTGGGCGCGCTGGTGACGGTGGGGCTCGTCTGGGGCTACGACCGGAGCCTGGGGGCGGGACGCGACGTGGAGCACGGGCGCGCGGTGGCGCTGGCGTCGCTCACGCTCGCGAGCGCCGGCTACGCGGCGGTGCTCACCGCGCTGCGCACGCGCACGGCCCGGTGGGTCTGCGCGCTGTCGCTGGGCGTCTCGGTGGTGCTCATCCAGGCGCGGCCCCTGGCGTCCATGCTGGGGCTGCACCCGCTGCACGCGGATGACTGGGCGCGCGTCGTCGTGGGCGTGGCGGTGGCCCTGGTGCCGCTGGTGCTCTCTCGCCAGCGCCTCGTCTCGCGGGGCCCCCGCGGGCGCCGGCCCGTCAGAAGTCGCTACCGGCTCCGTCCCCGCGTCGCGTGAGCTGCCGACTCCCTCCCGGCCGCGCGGCAAAGGGGCGCCGAATCGTCTGTCCGATTCGGGCCGGGCCGGGAGGGGTGACCGCCTGCGTCAGGGCGTGCCGGACGGCGGGCAGTAGGCGCCCGTCAGCATCGACCAGAGCTGGAAGGACTCGGTGGAGAAGAAGAGGTAGCTGCCGGCGCGGGCGAAGACGCCAGACTCGCCAGACGAGGGGCCCGAGGTTCCGGGCGCCGAGCCCAGGGGCCCGGGAACGATGTCCTCGACCAGCCGGGCGCGGCCCTGGAAGACCTTCCACGGTTCGTACCCGTGCGCGCCGTCGTCCGCCGCGAAGTAGAGCTTGCGGCTGGCCACCGTGAGGCCGTAGGGCGAGGAGCCCTCCGCGCCCGGGCGGATGTCGCGCGCGAGCCGCGTGCCCGCGGCGGTGCCGTCGCTCACCCACAGCTCGCGCCCGTGCTCACCGTCGTCCGCGGCGAAGTAGAGCAGGCCCTCGAACACGGTCAGCCCGCTGGGATACGAGCTCTCCTCGCCCGGGAAGATGTCCGCCAGCCGCCCCGTGCCCGCGGGCGTGCCGTCGCTCACCCACAGCTCCACGCCGGCGCCGGGGAAGTCGCTCTCCTCGGCGGTGAAGTAGAGGCGGCCGGCATAGGCGGTGAAATCTCCCGGCGTGTCCACCTCGTCCCAGAAGTAGAGCCACGTGGCGGTGCCCGGGGTGCCGTCGCTCACATAGAGGAATGGTGTGCCGTCCGTCTCGTCCACCAGGAAGAACACCTGGTCACCCACGGCGCTCAGCCGGAAGATGGAGGTATCCCCGCCGCCGCCCACACGGAAGAGCTCCTCGACGGCCTTGGTGGGGGACACCTCCAGCACCGCGTGGGTCTCCATGTCCTCGTCCACGTACGCGTCGAAGACGAGATTGCCGCTGGCCGTCTCCACGATTTCGCCGGGGAGGCTGGAGGGGGCGCCCGGGTTGACGTCCAGGTACAGCCGGGTGCCCGCGGGCGTGCCGTCGCTGGCCCACAGCTCGATGCCATGCTCCGGGGTGTACATGCGGAAGAACAGCCGGCTGCGGAACTCGCCCAGCACCGTCAGGCCCGTGCCGAGCGGGGGCGGCGAAGGCTCGGTGACCAGCGGGAGGGTTCCAGCAGCCGTGCCGTCCGTCCTCCAGAGGGTGTCGCCCACGATGAAGAAGAGCAGCCCGCGTGCCTCCGTCAGGCTGCCGGGGGCGTCGCCGAAGTCGCGGAATAAGCGCGTGCCGCCGGGCGTCCCATCGCTGGTCCATAGCGCCGGGCCGTGGATGCCGTCATCCACGGAGAAG contains these protein-coding regions:
- a CDS encoding ELWxxDGT repeat protein, with translation MSGWGRTSCAWLLGLGLAACGVTPSEPGEVPASPEAPDMLASGDTCPSATRLADFSAGGALAGPYELVGVKGALYFSVDDGIHGPALWTSDGTPGGTRLFRDFGDAPGSLTEARGLLFFIVGDTLWRTDGTAAGTLPLVTEPSPPPLGTGLTVLGEFRSRLFFRMYTPEHGIELWASDGTPAGTRLYLDVNPGAPSSLPGEIVETASGNLVFDAYVDEDMETHAVLEVSPTKAVEELFRVGGGGDTSIFRLSAVGDQVFFLVDETDGTPFLYVSDGTPGTATWLYFWDEVDTPGDFTAYAGRLYFTAEESDFPGAGVELWVSDGTPAGTGRLADIFPGEESSYPSGLTVFEGLLYFAADDGEHGRELWVSDGTAAGTRLARDIRPGAEGSSPYGLTVASRKLYFAADDGAHGYEPWKVFQGRARLVEDIVPGPLGSAPGTSGPSSGESGVFARAGSYLFFSTESFQLWSMLTGAYCPPSGTP
- a CDS encoding cation-translocating P-type ATPase, with translation MRLPVPVQRLPCPVDDARGLGASEVRERRARYGPNDVLARPRRSALQTLRDSATDPMLWFLVATSALYLFLGELSEGLVLLVAIVPLLGMDAFLHHRTRASTEGLQSRLAARATVLRDGREQEVAAEDVVVGDLARVEAGGHFPADGLVVRGEGLQAEESSLTGESLPVRKRPLGRLPPGEEPAVDGAYWGLAGTRLLTGTAWVRIVSTGRDTLYGSIVRSAERGEHARTPLQQAVAHLVAVLVVVAAVLCAVLAFVRWRQGFGWMDALLSAATLGVAALPEEFPLALTFFLGAGVYRLARRQALVRRAVSVENIGRITCICSDKTGTLTEGRLRVARLLPAPGVSEGALLRTAVLASREEGRDPLDAALLDEEAARVRPSAGERQRDSVPPDEAAPVPPRGRVVATFPFTEERQRETAVVEDSHGGLLAAVKGAPERVLGQCELAPGARAEWARRVSALAREGRKVIACASQPLDTASWRGGEPEHGFRFLGLMACEDPVRAGVEEAVRECREAGLRTVMVTGDHPETALAVARRLGLGGAQPVVLTGDELEGRLRDTGALPPVDVVARAMPAQKYALVMALRREGEVVAATGDGVNDVPALQAADVGIAMGERGTRSAREASSIVLLDDDFGTLVRAIAEGRQLFRNLQRCFQYLLLIHIPLVVTAALLPLAGYPLLYLPIHIVWLELIIHPTAMLAFQAAARPGRLGPARRQGPARFFSAGEWATVALVGALVTVGLVWGYDRSLGAGRDVEHGRAVALASLTLASAGYAAVLTALRTRTARWVCALSLGVSVVLIQARPLASMLGLHPLHADDWARVVVGVAVALVPLVLSRQRLVSRGPRGRRPVRSRYRLRPRVA
- a CDS encoding caspase family protein, which gives rise to MPRGIALTIGLNALSQEHYAGATPSLRAAEADATTLAGIARAEGLETTCLVGSNASRFQVLTALQAAADTLQGGDLLFMSYSGFGGQLPDLTGTRAGGLVEAWCLHDGMLPVQAVYAKLALLREDVRVFLLTDTCHTGTVARIPYELLRSTMELEKEAAARPPPRRMPVFRLLPEGIVRRTFSQHRADYMALLSQLPREPDADIHAKVIHLSSCQDAQVAEDGEQHSAFITRLLEVWQDGRFKGNYRTLSRRMVMRMPPTQSPAYEVLGAKAPEFEQQRPFTV
- a CDS encoding zinc-binding dehydrogenase, producing the protein MRATVFRGVDQFGLEEVEQPHAGAGEAVVRVTLTTICGTDLHIVRGEYPVKPGLVIGHEMVGVVEELGPGVTGYRPGQRVLVGAITPCGQCQACLSGHLSQCGHGAGYEALGGWRLGNTLNGAQAEFVRIPFAQANLAPIPDGLTDEQVVLLADIASTGFSGAESGGVRLGDTVVVFAQGPIGLCASIGARLMGAARVIGVDGDEARLAMARRMGVDVVLDYRSQDVVAEVKRLTGGGADVAIEALGTQQTFENALRCLRPAGTLSSLGVYSGKLQLPYDAFAAGLGDHRVVTTLCPGGKERMRRLMDLVQARRVDLTPLLTHRFALKDIREAYALFGQRKDGVFKVAIRP
- a CDS encoding flavodoxin domain-containing protein, which translates into the protein MRVLVTYGSKRGGTEGIARQVAETLRVEGLDVELRPPGDIDDVSAYDAVIVGGALYANRWFRLARRFVHRHAQKLRERPVWFFSSGPLDGSAEQGEIAPTSQVQALMKQVGARGHMTFGGRLEKDAKGFIAHAMARTHAGDWRDSGHIQQWARSVAAQLRPGREGRPTPVESGPELQLH